Proteins found in one Alteromonas macleodii genomic segment:
- a CDS encoding LysR family transcriptional regulator — protein sequence MDKLLCMRVFVEAAKSGSFVGAADALSMSAPAVTRCIAHLESQLNTRLFHRTTRQIKLSEVGEHYLSHASRILTDIEQSEAAVSGLDLAPQGELNITAPILFGERYITPIISQFLKDYPNISINGHFHDDVVNLIDNNIDVAIRIGKPKDSSLYGVTVGYVRRVTCAAPAYLESSGPIKKPEDLKQHSILFPTRFNEPVVWTYHKGGIAIPIKLTPRFQSNQNRAAINAAKDGVGIVRLMSYQVADALKSGELVSLLEDVEDNKLPIQVVSVEGRKNLTKIKTFIDYVKAGLANNEYLNPK from the coding sequence ATGGATAAGCTTTTGTGCATGAGAGTGTTTGTCGAGGCGGCTAAATCGGGTAGCTTTGTAGGGGCTGCAGATGCATTGTCAATGTCAGCGCCTGCAGTTACTCGCTGTATTGCACATTTGGAATCTCAATTAAATACAAGGCTTTTTCATCGCACAACACGGCAAATAAAGCTGAGCGAAGTGGGAGAGCATTACTTAAGTCATGCCTCGCGTATTTTGACCGACATTGAACAAAGTGAAGCTGCGGTATCTGGCTTAGATCTCGCGCCACAAGGTGAACTCAATATAACTGCGCCTATATTATTCGGAGAGCGTTACATAACGCCGATTATTTCTCAGTTCCTGAAGGATTACCCTAATATTTCAATTAACGGTCATTTTCACGATGATGTCGTGAATTTGATTGATAATAATATTGATGTAGCAATTCGAATTGGTAAGCCGAAAGATTCATCGCTTTATGGTGTTACTGTTGGGTATGTAAGGCGCGTAACCTGCGCAGCACCTGCTTACTTAGAAAGCAGCGGGCCCATCAAGAAACCGGAAGATTTAAAACAGCATAGCATTTTGTTTCCTACAAGATTCAACGAACCTGTCGTATGGACCTACCACAAAGGCGGCATAGCTATACCCATTAAGCTTACACCTCGCTTCCAGTCTAACCAAAATAGAGCGGCAATTAATGCAGCAAAAGATGGCGTAGGTATTGTACGGCTTATGTCTTACCAAGTTGCTGATGCGCTTAAAAGTGGTGAATTGGTTAGCTTGTTAGAAGATGTGGAAGATAACAAGTTGCCTATTCAAGTGGTGAGTGTTGAAGGACGAAAAAACCTCACCAAAATTAAAACCTTCATCGACTATGTAAAGGCCGGATTAGCAAACAATGAATATCTTAACCCTAAGTGA
- a CDS encoding GNAT family N-acetyltransferase: MVSWQSLTFNELTNHQLFDLLKLRVDVFVVEQNCPYPELDEKDRHSQTHHFMGFENNQLVACARLLGKGVSYPSVSIGRVATSEAFRGKGAGKALMCEAIKHCESLWPGCDIEIGAQEYLKRFYESFGFEATSTMYLEDDIPHIDMKRLGTAKA; this comes from the coding sequence ATGGTTTCTTGGCAATCACTTACATTTAATGAACTTACAAACCATCAACTTTTCGACCTGCTTAAGCTGCGAGTCGATGTCTTTGTTGTTGAACAAAACTGCCCCTATCCGGAATTAGATGAAAAAGACCGCCATTCGCAAACCCATCACTTTATGGGTTTTGAAAATAATCAACTTGTGGCATGTGCACGATTACTTGGTAAAGGGGTTAGTTATCCATCGGTAAGCATAGGCCGTGTGGCGACCAGTGAAGCCTTTCGGGGGAAAGGAGCGGGTAAAGCCCTTATGTGTGAAGCCATTAAGCACTGTGAGTCGCTGTGGCCGGGGTGTGATATTGAAATTGGTGCGCAAGAGTATTTAAAACGCTTTTATGAAAGTTTTGGTTTTGAAGCCACATCAACGATGTACTTGGAAGATGACATCCCTCACATAGATATGAAAAGACTAGGCACAGCAAAAGCTTAG
- a CDS encoding haloacid dehalogenase type II, which produces MARSPSSLLSRICCATALGLGLLSSPVFAQTGNTDAMQVEKKELRAPKVIFFDVNETLLDLTAMRSSVGEALGGRDDLLPLWFSTMLHHSLVDSTTGRFHTFGEIGVASLLMVAEIEGIELTKEQAKTAIVTPLRNLPPHPDVRDGLQALKDKGYKLVSLTNSSNKGVYTQFKNADLLSYFDERLSVEDINLYKPDTRTYEWAIEKMGIEAEDAMLVAAHGWDIAGAKQAGWQAAFIARPGKVLYPLALSPDTVVSGLDELVSQLPKAK; this is translated from the coding sequence ATGGCTCGTTCACCTTCATCATTACTATCACGGATATGTTGTGCAACCGCTTTAGGCCTAGGTCTTCTGTCATCACCTGTTTTTGCGCAAACAGGAAATACCGATGCAATGCAGGTTGAAAAGAAAGAACTGCGCGCGCCCAAAGTTATCTTTTTTGATGTAAACGAGACCCTTCTTGACCTTACCGCCATGCGCAGCTCGGTGGGTGAAGCATTAGGAGGGCGAGACGATTTGTTACCGCTTTGGTTCTCAACCATGCTGCATCACTCGCTGGTCGACTCAACCACTGGTCGCTTCCATACCTTTGGAGAGATTGGCGTTGCCTCACTATTGATGGTCGCTGAAATTGAAGGTATTGAATTAACCAAAGAGCAGGCTAAAACGGCAATTGTTACGCCTTTGCGAAACCTTCCCCCACACCCAGACGTACGTGATGGCTTGCAGGCGTTAAAAGACAAGGGCTATAAACTGGTGAGCCTTACCAATTCCTCTAATAAAGGCGTGTATACACAGTTTAAAAATGCAGACCTACTTTCTTACTTCGATGAGCGACTTAGCGTTGAAGATATTAACTTGTATAAACCAGATACACGCACTTATGAATGGGCTATTGAAAAAATGGGCATAGAAGCAGAAGACGCTATGTTAGTTGCGGCTCACGGCTGGGACATTGCTGGGGCTAAACAGGCCGGCTGGCAAGCTGCGTTTATCGCTCGACCGGGCAAAGTACTCTATCCTTTAGCGCTATCGCCTGACACTGTAGTGAGCGGGCTAGATGAGCTGGTATCTCAATTACCGAAGGCGAAGTAA